The following are encoded in a window of Streptomyces sp. SAT1 genomic DNA:
- a CDS encoding carbohydrate kinase family protein produces MPYAHDLLVLGDANPDIVVGPLDAPLAFGQRERLVDSGALSLGGSASIMACGAARLGLKVAFAGRVGDDDAGRYVRAALEDRGVDTSALRVDPDLPTPLTVVLTRPDGDRAILTAPGTLPATGPEDVPEALLTGSRHVHAASYFLLPRLAAALPELFATARAHGATTSLDTNDDPAGTWAAGRLADVLAATDHLLPNAQEARALAVAAGAPEDVPLEEAAAVLAAHGPRVTVKDGARGALTHDGRTPLHTPAVPVRPLDTVGAGDSFDAGFVAALLRGLPLPQALEIAAACGALSTRAHGGTPAQPTWDEAAAAVTRNGKNQ; encoded by the coding sequence ATGCCGTACGCCCACGACCTCCTCGTCCTGGGGGACGCCAATCCCGACATCGTCGTCGGCCCGCTCGACGCGCCGCTCGCCTTCGGACAGCGCGAGCGGCTCGTCGACAGCGGGGCGCTGTCCCTCGGCGGGTCCGCCTCGATCATGGCGTGCGGGGCCGCGCGGCTCGGTCTGAAGGTGGCCTTCGCCGGGCGGGTCGGCGACGACGACGCCGGCCGCTACGTCCGCGCGGCGCTGGAGGACCGGGGCGTGGACACCTCCGCGCTGCGCGTCGACCCGGACCTGCCCACCCCGCTCACCGTCGTACTGACCCGGCCCGACGGCGACCGGGCCATCCTCACCGCGCCCGGCACGCTCCCGGCGACCGGGCCCGAGGACGTGCCCGAGGCCCTGCTCACCGGCAGCCGGCACGTGCACGCCGCGTCCTACTTCCTGCTGCCCCGCCTGGCCGCCGCGCTCCCGGAGCTGTTCGCCACCGCCCGCGCGCACGGCGCCACCACCTCCCTGGACACCAACGACGACCCGGCGGGCACCTGGGCGGCCGGCCGCCTCGCCGACGTCCTCGCCGCCACCGACCACCTGCTGCCCAACGCGCAGGAGGCGCGGGCACTGGCCGTCGCCGCCGGCGCTCCCGAGGACGTGCCCCTGGAGGAGGCCGCCGCCGTGCTGGCGGCCCACGGGCCGCGGGTGACCGTCAAGGACGGGGCGCGCGGCGCCCTCACCCACGACGGCCGCACCCCGCTGCACACTCCCGCCGTCCCCGTGCGGCCGCTGGACACCGTCGGCGCCGGGGACAGCTTCGACGCCGGATTCGTCGCCGCGCTGCTGCGCGGCCTGCCCCTCCCGCAGGCCCTCGAGATCGCCGCGGCCTGCGGCGCACTGTCCACCAGGGCCCATGGCGGAACGCCGGCCCAGCCCACCTGGGACGAGGCCGCGGCCGCCGTCACTCGCAACGGAAAGAACCAGTGA
- a CDS encoding carbohydrate ABC transporter permease, translated as MTVTSPSPTVLSSAAGAGDGTDGGPGRPRRRWPFSPWHLLLAPLALVFAVPLIWLVLSSFMSDAQINRFPPALWPSHIDLGGYRYVLGNAMFPRWFLNSLIVSLVAVASNLVLGALAGYAFARMRFAGSRLLLGLMLATMAIPFQLTMIPTFLVMKRLGLIDTLGALIVPSLVTPFAVFLLRQFFLSLPRELEEAAWLDGCSRLRVLWRIVLPLSRPALSTVAVLTFLTTWNDLSWPLIAINHDTQYTLQLGLTTFQGQHHTKWSAVMAGNVITVLPVLLAFLLAQKSFIQSITSSGLKG; from the coding sequence ATGACGGTCACCTCCCCCTCTCCCACGGTCCTGTCCTCCGCCGCCGGAGCCGGCGACGGCACGGACGGCGGTCCCGGACGGCCGCGCAGGCGGTGGCCGTTCAGCCCCTGGCACCTGCTCCTGGCCCCGCTCGCCCTGGTGTTCGCCGTACCGCTGATCTGGCTGGTGCTCAGCTCCTTCATGAGCGACGCGCAGATCAACCGGTTCCCGCCCGCGCTGTGGCCCTCGCACATCGACCTCGGCGGCTACCGGTACGTGCTGGGCAACGCCATGTTCCCGCGCTGGTTCCTCAACTCGCTGATCGTGTCGCTGGTCGCGGTGGCGTCCAATCTGGTGCTGGGCGCGCTGGCCGGATACGCGTTCGCCCGGATGCGGTTCGCCGGGTCGCGGCTGCTGCTGGGGCTGATGCTGGCCACCATGGCCATCCCGTTCCAGCTGACGATGATCCCGACCTTCCTGGTCATGAAGCGGCTCGGGCTCATCGACACGCTGGGCGCGCTGATCGTGCCGTCGCTGGTCACGCCGTTCGCGGTGTTCCTGCTGCGCCAGTTCTTCCTGTCCCTGCCCCGGGAACTGGAGGAGGCGGCCTGGCTGGACGGCTGCTCCCGGCTGCGGGTGCTGTGGCGCATCGTGCTGCCGCTGTCCCGGCCGGCGCTGAGCACGGTGGCGGTGCTGACCTTCCTCACCACCTGGAACGACCTGAGCTGGCCGCTGATCGCCATCAACCACGACACGCAGTACACGCTCCAGCTGGGACTGACCACGTTCCAGGGGCAGCACCACACCAAGTGGTCGGCGGTCATGGCCGGCAACGTCATCACCGTGCTCCCCGTGCTGCTCGCCTTCCTGCTCGCCCAGAAGTCCTTCATCCAGTCGATCACGTCGAGCGGCCTCAAGGGATGA
- a CDS encoding carbohydrate ABC transporter permease, translated as MPRLPSPLTLADRGPRKSRTTGRGDGGDPHDAAPGPAPHAGSARRRAARETATAWGFVSPAVLVILGLSVVPVAWSLLLSFQADDLVTPSRWVGLDNYRALAQDPHFSQAVRNTLLYTLLYVPLSIGLGLFLALALNQRLRFVALYRTLFFVPFVVSATAQGVLFSFILDPEFGAANSVLHKIGVSPQGFLTDPGQALPALVAISLWSGTGFCVVVLLAALQDVPPSLVEAARLDGAGRRHILRHVTLPALTPVLVFLLLWQTINALQVFDLVYVTTKGGPLGSTTVIVYFIWEQAFKNFTAGYGAAAAYALALVLLVLAAVPRVSRAVRRRTHRGPARLKDTGHRARTGGTGLEGAAR; from the coding sequence ATGCCCCGCCTGCCCTCCCCCCTCACCCTCGCGGACCGCGGCCCCCGGAAGAGCCGTACGACCGGCCGCGGCGACGGCGGCGATCCGCACGACGCGGCGCCCGGCCCCGCGCCGCACGCCGGTTCCGCACGCCGCCGGGCCGCCCGGGAGACGGCCACCGCCTGGGGCTTCGTCTCCCCCGCGGTGCTGGTGATCCTCGGGCTGAGCGTGGTGCCCGTGGCGTGGTCGCTGCTGCTGTCCTTCCAGGCCGACGACCTGGTCACCCCCAGCCGCTGGGTCGGCCTCGACAACTACCGGGCACTCGCCCAGGACCCGCACTTCAGCCAGGCCGTCCGCAACACGCTGCTGTACACGCTGCTGTACGTCCCGCTGAGCATCGGCCTCGGGCTGTTCCTCGCCCTGGCGCTCAACCAGCGGCTGCGCTTCGTGGCGCTGTACCGCACCCTCTTCTTCGTGCCGTTCGTGGTCTCGGCGACGGCCCAGGGCGTCCTGTTCTCCTTCATCCTGGACCCCGAGTTCGGCGCGGCCAACTCCGTGCTGCACAAGATCGGCGTCTCCCCGCAGGGCTTCCTCACCGATCCCGGGCAGGCGCTGCCCGCGCTCGTCGCGATCTCCCTGTGGAGCGGCACCGGCTTCTGCGTGGTGGTCCTGCTCGCCGCGCTCCAGGACGTACCGCCCTCGCTGGTCGAGGCGGCGCGGCTGGACGGCGCGGGCCGCCGCCACATCCTGCGCCATGTGACGCTGCCCGCGCTCACCCCGGTCCTGGTCTTCCTGCTGCTGTGGCAGACCATCAACGCGCTCCAGGTCTTCGACCTCGTGTACGTGACGACCAAGGGCGGCCCGCTCGGTTCCACCACGGTCATCGTCTACTTCATCTGGGAGCAGGCGTTCAAGAACTTCACCGCCGGGTACGGCGCGGCCGCGGCCTACGCCCTCGCCCTGGTCCTGCTGGTGCTGGCCGCCGTACCGCGGGTGAGCCGCGCCGTGCGCCGCCGGACGCACCGGGGGCCCGCCCGCCTCAAGGACACCGGCCACCGGGCCCGTACCGGCGGCACCGGTCTCGAAGGAGCCGCACGATGA
- a CDS encoding ABC transporter substrate-binding protein has protein sequence MVAAHRPPGIGPGRRTFLRRGTALALGAAATAALPGCAAGTSDGVGADGRVTVELWHGQTDTGRAAIEKLVAEFNRTHPGIRVDAGGGVLADAMLQKITAALAAGSFPDVAYVFGSDLASVARSPSVVDLTETVGSGPTPWNDFWAPARAAVTLNGHVRAAPALLDSLAVVCNKKLFRDAGLPLPRPGWTWEQFTDTAARLTDRRRGVFGTGWPGVGDEDTVWRLWPMVWDLGGDVIAPDGRHIGFEDVGEKALGTVAALAGDRSVYIDPKPGSEQMYQVFASGRMGMVVTGPWQLPDIRQAGIDHQVVPLPSYSGRPVTISGPDTWTVFDNGPARTSAARTFVSWLTQPAQDVRWDVRAGSLPLSRSTQALSAWREQEARTEGLRVFTQALTSARVRPVHPAYPQVSQALGQAIAAVLIGRSTPAEALRDCAREANAALLIPR, from the coding sequence ATGGTTGCAGCACATCGTCCGCCGGGCATCGGCCCCGGACGCCGTACGTTCCTGCGGCGGGGCACGGCGCTGGCCCTCGGCGCCGCCGCGACGGCCGCGCTGCCCGGCTGCGCCGCCGGGACCTCCGACGGCGTCGGCGCGGACGGCCGGGTCACCGTCGAACTGTGGCACGGCCAGACCGACACCGGCCGCGCGGCGATCGAGAAGCTGGTCGCGGAGTTCAACCGCACCCATCCCGGCATCCGGGTCGACGCGGGCGGCGGCGTGCTGGCCGACGCCATGCTCCAGAAGATCACCGCCGCCCTCGCGGCCGGCTCGTTCCCGGACGTCGCCTATGTCTTCGGTTCCGACCTGGCCAGTGTCGCCCGCAGCCCGTCCGTGGTCGACCTGACCGAGACGGTCGGCTCCGGGCCGACGCCCTGGAACGACTTCTGGGCACCGGCCCGTGCCGCGGTCACCCTCAACGGGCACGTACGGGCCGCACCCGCCCTGCTCGACTCCCTCGCCGTCGTCTGCAACAAGAAGCTCTTCCGCGACGCCGGGCTGCCGCTGCCGCGCCCCGGCTGGACCTGGGAGCAGTTCACGGACACCGCGGCCCGCCTCACCGACCGGCGGCGCGGGGTCTTCGGCACCGGCTGGCCCGGTGTCGGCGACGAGGACACCGTGTGGCGGCTGTGGCCGATGGTGTGGGACCTGGGCGGCGACGTCATCGCCCCGGACGGACGGCACATCGGGTTCGAGGACGTCGGCGAGAAGGCCCTGGGCACCGTGGCCGCCCTCGCCGGGGACCGGAGCGTCTACATCGACCCCAAGCCCGGCAGCGAGCAGATGTACCAGGTCTTCGCCTCGGGCCGGATGGGCATGGTCGTCACCGGGCCGTGGCAGCTGCCGGACATCCGCCAGGCGGGCATCGACCACCAGGTGGTGCCGCTGCCCAGCTACAGCGGCCGGCCGGTGACCATCTCGGGCCCCGACACCTGGACCGTGTTCGACAACGGTCCCGCCCGGACCAGCGCCGCCCGCACCTTCGTGAGCTGGCTGACCCAGCCCGCCCAGGACGTCCGCTGGGACGTCAGGGCCGGCAGCCTGCCGCTGAGCCGGAGCACCCAGGCCCTGTCCGCGTGGCGCGAGCAGGAGGCGCGGACCGAGGGGCTGCGGGTGTTCACCCAGGCGCTGACCTCGGCCCGGGTACGCCCCGTCCACCCGGCCTACCCGCAGGTCTCCCAGGCGCTCGGCCAGGCGATCGCCGCGGTGCTCATCGGCCGCAGCACGCCCGCCGAGGCGCTGCGCGACTGCGCCCGCGAGGCCAACGCCGCACTGCTCATCCCGCGTTGA
- a CDS encoding endo alpha-1,4 polygalactosaminidase: MSLFSRTGSRRRAAAAAAVAAAVVCPLTACASASAAVQDVTPPPAHAGFDYQIGTAYTPPAGVKVVTRDHQASPAPGLYNICYVNAFQAQPGAEAEWGDLLLRDASGKVVYDKNWGEAMLDIRTDAKRKQIAAKVNSWVDSCAAKGFQAVEPDNLDTFDRTKLISQDNAETFVRLLADHAHTKGLAIAQKNASALSGDRARTGLDFAVAEECGRWDECGDYVDGYGDHVIVIEYEAKGLKKACAAYGDRLSIVLRDLDVTAPGSSGYVRKTC, encoded by the coding sequence ATGTCCCTCTTCTCTAGGACCGGGTCCCGTCGGCGCGCCGCCGCGGCGGCGGCCGTGGCAGCGGCCGTCGTCTGTCCCCTCACCGCCTGCGCCTCGGCCAGCGCGGCCGTCCAGGATGTGACCCCTCCCCCGGCGCACGCCGGCTTCGACTACCAGATCGGCACGGCCTACACCCCGCCCGCCGGGGTCAAGGTGGTGACCCGCGACCACCAGGCGTCCCCCGCGCCCGGCCTCTACAACATCTGCTACGTCAACGCCTTCCAGGCCCAGCCCGGTGCCGAGGCCGAGTGGGGCGACCTGCTGCTGCGCGACGCCTCCGGCAAGGTCGTGTACGACAAGAACTGGGGGGAGGCCATGCTCGACATCCGCACCGACGCCAAGCGCAAGCAGATCGCGGCCAAGGTCAACTCCTGGGTCGACTCGTGCGCGGCCAAGGGCTTCCAGGCGGTCGAGCCCGACAACCTCGACACCTTCGACCGCACCAAGCTGATCAGCCAGGACAACGCGGAGACGTTCGTCCGGCTGCTCGCCGACCACGCCCACACCAAGGGCCTCGCGATCGCCCAGAAGAACGCCTCCGCGCTCTCCGGCGACCGGGCGCGCACCGGTCTCGACTTCGCCGTCGCCGAGGAGTGCGGCCGGTGGGACGAGTGCGGTGACTACGTCGACGGCTACGGCGACCACGTCATCGTCATCGAGTACGAGGCCAAGGGCCTGAAGAAGGCCTGCGCCGCCTACGGCGACCGGCTCAGCATCGTGCTGCGCGACCTGGACGTCACGGCTCCCGGGAGCAGCGGCTACGTCCGCAAGACCTGCTGA
- a CDS encoding DeoR/GlpR family DNA-binding transcription regulator — protein MLRTERHARILEHVSARGAVDVTELSRLLDVSGATVRRDLQHLSRLNLLRRTHGGAMAGGTGPELPVRHRTEHRRAEKQAIARAAAELVPEGAVVGMTGGTTVTEIARVLAARGAVTIVTNAVNIAAELVPHHDVTLVVVGGYARTESYELVGPIAEKTLADHHTDITFLGVDGISATHGCTTHDQLEAATDRAFAASGDRTVVVADHTKIGRATFARICSLTDIDHLVTDRSAPADALARIDATGVAVTVV, from the coding sequence ATGCTGAGAACTGAGCGTCATGCGCGCATACTTGAGCATGTCTCCGCGCGTGGTGCCGTCGACGTCACCGAGTTGTCCCGATTGCTGGACGTCTCCGGCGCCACCGTCCGGCGTGACCTGCAACATCTGAGCCGGCTGAACCTGCTGCGCCGCACGCACGGCGGGGCGATGGCGGGTGGCACGGGCCCCGAACTCCCGGTACGCCACCGCACCGAACACCGCCGGGCGGAGAAGCAGGCCATCGCGCGGGCCGCCGCCGAGCTGGTCCCCGAGGGCGCGGTCGTCGGCATGACCGGCGGCACCACCGTCACCGAGATCGCCCGGGTCCTGGCCGCCCGGGGCGCCGTCACCATCGTCACCAACGCGGTCAACATCGCCGCCGAGCTGGTGCCGCACCACGACGTCACGCTCGTCGTCGTCGGCGGCTACGCCCGCACCGAGAGCTACGAGCTGGTCGGACCCATCGCCGAGAAGACCCTCGCCGACCACCACACCGACATCACCTTCCTCGGCGTGGACGGGATCAGCGCCACCCACGGCTGCACCACCCACGACCAGCTGGAGGCGGCGACGGACCGCGCCTTCGCCGCCAGCGGCGACCGGACCGTGGTGGTCGCCGACCACACGAAGATCGGCCGGGCCACCTTCGCCCGGATCTGCTCCCTGACGGACATCGACCACCTGGTCACCGACCGGTCGGCGCCCGCCGACGCGCTCGCCCGGATCGACGCCACCGGCGTGGCGGTCACCGTGGTGTGA